The genomic stretch GCATGACTGGTCAGCCACGCCGGAACCTCGGCGGCTGGGATGCGGGTCGGCGCGTCGAACAGGCCGAGCCAGACAAGCGGTCCGGCCCCGCCGCTGCGCGCTTCGGCCAGCGCCGCCAGTTTCGGTTCCAGCGCCAGTCCTGCTTCGTAAGCGATATAGCCTGCCAGTTCGCCGCCATCGCGCCGCGCGGCATCGGCCTGCGCCAGCACCTCTTTGACCTCGTCCGGCCTCCGTGCCACGAAGGTTTCGCGCGGCTTCTCGAACAGCAGGGCATCGGCCGCTCCGCTGGTGCGCGCATCGTCGAGCAGGATGAAGGGATGCCGGTCGGTCATCGTGCGACAGCCTTTACCCGCTCGCGCAGCGCTGTCGAGGGATAGCTTGACCTCGCGCCGCGCCCTGCGCCACACCGCAGCCCGATCGGATTTCGGGAGCGGGCGTTTTATGGGTGACATTTTCCTCGGACTGGGCGGCAATGGCGAGAACCAGCATCTTCGCCTCGCGCAGGCCAACCGTCACGGGCTGATCGCCGGGGCGACCGGCACCGGCAAGACCGTGACGCTGCAGGGCCTCGCCGAGAGCTTTTCCGCCAATGGCGTGCCGGTGTTCGTGGCCGATGTGAAGGGCGATCTGTCGGGCATCGCCATGGCCGGCTCGCCGCAGTTCAAGCATGCCGACAAGCTGGAAGGGCGTGCGAAGGAGCTGGGCATGGAAGACTATGCCTATGCCGACAATGCGGCGGTGTTCTGGGATTTGTATGGCGAGAAGGGCTTCCCGATCCGCACGACGATCTCGGAGATGGGGCCGCTACTGCTCGCCCGCCTGCTCGATTTGAACGATACGCAGGAAGGCGTGCTCAACATCGTGTTCCGCTATGCGGACGAGAACAACCTGCTGCTGCTCGATCTGGGCGACCTGCAGGCCATGCTGAGCTTCGCTTACGAGAACGCGAAGGATCTGTCGGGCACCTACGGCAATGTGTCCAAGGCCAGCGTCGGCGCGATCCAGCGCCAGCTGCTGAGCTTCGAGAGCCAAGGCGCGGACATGTTCTTCGGCGAGCCGGCGCTCGAGATCGACGATTTCCTTGCCATGGACGAGCAGGGTCGCGGGATGATCAACATTCTCGCCGCCGACAGGCTGATGCGTAGCCCGAAGCTCTACGCGACCTTCCTGCTCTGGCTGCTCGCCGAACTGTTCGAGACGCTGCCCGAGGTGGGCGATCCCGAAAAGCCCAAGCTCGTCTTCTTCTTCGACGAGGCGCACCTGTTGTTCGACGACGCGCCGGAAGCGCTGGAGGACAAGGTGGAGCAGGTCGTCCGACTGATCCGCTCCAAGGGTGTGGGCGTCTATTTCGTCACGCAAAACCCGATCGACATCCCGGAGAAGATCGCCGGCCAACTGGGCAATCGCATCCAGCATGCGCTGCGCGCCTTCACTCCGCGCGACCAGCGGGCGATCCGGGCGGCGGCGGAAACGTTCCGCATCAATCCCGAGCTCGATGTCGAGCAAGCGATCACCGAGCTGAAAGTCGGCGAGGCTCTGGTCTCGACGCTGGACGAAGATGGCGCGCCTTCGGTGGTCCAGCGCACGCTGATCAAGCCGCCGCATTCGCGCCTCGGCCCGGTCACCGAGAAAGAGCGCAAGATCATCAATTCGGTGAGCGATCTCGACGGAAAATACGACGAGCCGGTCGATCGCGAGAGCGCGGAGGAAGTGCTCGCCGCGAAGACTGCCGACGCTGCAGAAACGGCGAAGCAAGTCGAGGACAAGGGCCGCGAAGAGGTCGCCAAGCAGGAGCGCAAGACCCCGTCTATGTGGTCCAAGGCGGGCAAGGCGGCGGCGCGGGCAGCGGCAGGTTCGCTCACCTCGGTCGCGGTGGCGACGGTATTGGGCAAGAAATCGAGCGCCGATCCGGTGCGCACCGGGCTCAACGCTTTCGTGCGCAATATCGTCGGCGGGCTGATGCGGTAGAGGGTTTCGGAGCGGGCCGATACCGACTGTTCAAGCAGGAATACGCAGTTCCGCGCGCAAGCCGCCTTGCGGGCGGTTCGCCAACACCAGCCTGCCGCCATGCTGTTCGGCAATGGCCCGGGCAATGGTGAGGCCAAGGCCTGCGCCGCCGGTCGCGCGGTTACGGCTCGCCTCGCCGCGGGTGAAGGGCTCGAGCATTTCGGCGATGCGATCGTCCGGGATGCCGGGGCCGCTGTCTTCCACCGCGATGACCGCCTCGCCGCCATCGCGGGTCAGCGCGATCTCGGACGAACCGCCATATCGCAGCGCGTTGGAGACGAGGTTGCGTACGGCGCGCTTCGCCCAGGTGAGGTGGACGGGGGCCGCCACCCGCTCGCCCTCCAGCAGCACTACCGGCTCGCCCATGTCCTCGAATTCCTCCACCACCGACACGAGCAGTGCGTAGAGATCGGTGCGTTCCGCAGGCCGGTCCGTGCGGCCGAGGCGGGCCAGCAGCAGAATTTCGTCGAGCGTGCGGGTGATGTCCTCGATGCTGCCCACCATGCGGGCGCGGGCAGTGTCGTCCTCGACGCTCTCGACCCGCACGCGCAGCGCAGCGAGGGGTGTCTTGAGATCGTGCCCGATGGCGCCGAGCATGACGTCCTTCTCGTCCAGCATGGCGCCGATCCGCGCCTGCATGGCGTTATGCGCTTCGATCAGGTCGCGCACGTCGTCCGGCCCGGTGGGATGGACCGGCGTTTCGGGATGGCCGATCCCGCCGAAGCGCCGGGTGCTGTCGGCCAGCGCGGCAAGTGGCCGCGTGATCCGCCGCAGCACGAACCACAGCAGGCCGAAGAGCACGATGAACAGGACCACCGTCTGGAAAACGAGTGTACGCACGATCGAGCGGTCGCGCGGGGGGATCGGCAGGCGCGCGACCTGCCAGGTATCGCTGCCTTGCTGGCGCAGGCCGACCACGAGCATGTCCTTCGGGGCGTCGCGCAGGCGCGCGGCTAGGCGGGGAAATCGTTCCTGTGCCTCGGCGATCAGCGGGTCGGCAAGTGTCGCGCGGCGGGCGACGACAAGTTGCTCGACGCCGATACCCTGCGCCTCGAGCACCTCGCGCAATGCCGCTTCGCGATCGGATAGGCGGATGTCCGCTGCGGTCAGCGGGCTGGTTTCGCTTTCCGAATAGCGCAGGCGGCGTGGCAGGCGGGGGCCGCGAAATTCTCCCCTCTCGCCACGGCTAAAAAGCGGGCGACCGCTATCGCGGCGGCCCTCGGCTCGGGCCTGTCCGGTAATCAACTGGAAGGCGGCAGCATTGGCCAGCGCCAGTTCGAGGCGCTGTTCGGCGGCGCGGTATAGCAGGGTGGTGGAGATTGCCTGCGCGACCAGCAGGGCCAACGCCATGGCCAGCATCACCTGGCCGAACAGGCTGCGGGGCAGCAGCCTCGTCACCGGCTTTCGCGGCCCGTTCGGGTCACGTCGGCAGAGAGCCGATAGCCGCCGCCGCGTACGGTCTGGATCAGCTGCGGATTGCGACTGTCGGCCTCGATTTTGCGGCGCAGGCGGCTGACCTGGTTGTCGACCGCGCGGTCGAACAATTGCGCTTCGCGGCCCTGCACCATGTCGAGCAGGCGGTCGCGATCGAGCACTTGGCGGGGATGGTCGCAGAAGGCGCGCAGCATGCGGAATTCGGCGGTCGAGATGGGCACGGTCGCGCCGTCCGGATCGACCAGCTTGCGCTTGAGCGGATCGAGCGTCCAGCCATCGAAGCGATAGACCAGTTCCTCGTCCTGCAAGACGGGCGCACGCTCTGTCCGCCGCAAGACCGAGCGGATGCGCGCGACCAGTTCGCGCGGTTCGAAGGGCTTGGTGACATAATCGTCCGCGCCGATTTCGAGGCCCACGATGCGGTCGGTCGCCTCGCCGCGCGCGGTCAGCAGGATGACCGGCAGGTCGCGCGTCTCGACGAGGTGGCGGCACAGCGACAAGCCGTCCTCGCCCGGCATCATGATGTCGAGCAGGACGAGGTCGGGCGTCGTTTCGCCCAGCGCGGTGCGGGCGGCAGCGGCACTTTCCGCCTCGAGCACGGAAAACCCCTGGCCGGAGAGATATTCCGCCAGGGGTTCCCGCAGTCCCGGCTCGTCGTCGACGAGCAGGATGGTGGTGGGCGCGGTGTCGGTCATGGTCTGTCCTCGCCGCGCCTACCGGGTAAATCGGCAAGCGATCAAGCGCTTACTCTACAACGCTTACTGGGCCTGGCGCGCCGCGCGGCGTTCCTGCCAATTCGCACGACGTTCGGCCTTGGCAGCTTCGCGTTCCTCGGCCGTCACCTGGCCATTGCCGTCGGCATCGAGCCGGGCGAAGCGGGCGGCGACCTGCGCGTCGAACTCGGCCTTGCTGATGGCCTGATCGCCATTGGTGTCGAGGCGGGCCATGCGGTTCATGCCGCGTTTGCCGCGATGACCGCGTTCGCCGCGGGCTTCATGCATCGCCTGCATCTCGGCCATGGTCAGACCGCCCGAATTGTCGGTGTCGGCCGCCGCGAAGCGCTCTGCCATGCGTTCGGCGCGATTGCCGCCACGGCGGTTCATACGCTCGGTGCGTTCCACGCCGCGCTCGGCCATGCGCTCGGCCCGCTTGGCGCGGCGAGCCTCATGGGCAGCCTGCATTTCGGCCTGTGTGACTTCGCCGTCATTGTCCGCGTCGATGCGGGCGAAGTGCTCGGCCATCTTGGCCTGGCGATCGGCGGTGTTCAGCACGCCATCGGAATTGCTGTCCATACGGGCGAAACGCTCGGCCGATTTGGACTGCATTTCGGCGAGGGTGATGACGCCGTCGCCATTGGCATCGGCGCGTTCGCCCTTCTGGGCGAAAGCGACGCCGCCGGTCAGGGCGAGCGCGGCGGCGGAAAGGGAAAGGATGGTCTTGTGCATTGCAAATCTCCGTAAGGGTTCAAATCGGAGAGCTGCGACGGCGGGGGTGGGGGAGGGAGACCGGTTCGTCCGCCGCAGCTCGTGTGCCCTTTCTAGGCCCGCCATGTCGCAGCAATATCCCGGATCGCAGGGGAATTGTATCGGATTGTATCGGCCCGCCGGAACCGTTCATCCACGCGAAAGCGCTGCGTTGGCGGCGCTCAGCGCGGGCGGTGCTGCGTGCCTTCGCCGGCGGTGATGAAGATCGCCGTGGCATTCCCCTCGACATCGGCGGTGTGCCAGACGCCGGGCGCGTTGATCGCATATTTGCCCGCCTCCAGCGCGACCTGCTTCTGGCGACCGTCGGGAAATTCCTGCATCAGCACCATCCGACCCGCTGTGCAGATCACCACCTCGTCGCCGACGGGGTGCATCTCCCAGCTGTCCCAGTCCTCGGTGAAAGTATACTGGCTGACCAGTCGCCCTTCGCGACCGTCCGCGCCGTGGCGCTGGCCATAACCTTCGTACCATTCCATCCCGCCCTCGAAGGGCGGCTGCGGCACGGCCGTCGCGCCGAGGCCGAGATGCACGAAGCTCTCAGCCAGTCGGCGCGGGCCCTCGCTCACTCTGCCTTATCCATCAGAAAGGCGTTGAGCTTGTTGCCGTCCGGATCGCGGAAATAGGCGGCATAGAATACCATGCCGTTCGCGTCCGGCTCACCGCGCGGGCCGGGCTCGCCCTCGTCGCTGCCGCCATTGGCCAGCGCGAGTTCATGCAGGCGCTTGACCTGATCGCGGTCCTTGCATTCGAGCGCCACCATCACGCCGTTGCCGACGCTGGGTGCATTGCCGTCATAGGGTTTGGTCGCGGCGATACCGGGCGCGCCATTCGCATCGCCCCACGCAATGAAGGTCGGGAATTCCATCATCCGGCCGACGCCCATTTCGGCGGCGATCGGGTCGTAGAATTTGGCCGAGCGTTCGAGGTCCTGGCTTCCCAGCGTGACGTAACCGATCATGGCATTTCTCCTCTGTCAGCGACTCGCGACCGCTTTCGATTCGTGGAGAACATTACAAGAACAAACAAACTCCTACAAGGGCGCGCACTGCTCCTTGAGCCAGTCGAAGTCCTCGCCCTCCATCTGCGGGCCGAGGATCGCCTCGACCTGCTCGTGATAGCGGTTCCACCAGCCGATCTCGGCCTCGGTAAGCAGGCCTTTGTCTACCAGCGTCCGGTCGAGCGGGACGAAGGTCAGCGTCTCGAAGCCGAGATACTTGCCCTCGCTTGCGATCGGTGCCTCGACCACCAGCACGAGGTTCTCGATCCGGATGCCGTATTCGCCGGGTTTGTAGTAACCGGGCTCGTTGGACAGGATCATGCCTTCGCTCAGCGGCGTCTCGGTGCCGGGGAAAGCCCCGCCCGGCTTGCTGATCCGCTGCGGCCCTTCGTGGACCGAGAGGTAGCTGCCGACGCCGTGGCCGGTGCCGTGGCCGTAATCGACCCCGCCCTGCCACAAATGCATGCGCGCAAGCGCGTCGAGTGCGCCGCCGGTCGTCTGGTCGGGGAAATACTGCATCGCCAGCTGGATGTGGCCCTTCAGCACGCGCGTGTTGCGCTCGACCATCTCGGCACTCGGCTCGCCCGGGCCGATCCACACCGTGCGCGTGATGTCCGTGGTGCCGTCGTCATACTGGCCGCCGGAATCGACCAGGTAGATCGAGGAGGGCGGGATCGGGATATTGCTGTCCTCGTCCACCTTGTAGTGCGGCAAGGCGGCATGGCCCGCGGCGGCGCTGATCGTGTCGAAGCTCGCATCGCGCAGGATGCCGCAGTCCTCGCGAAATTCGCGCAGCTTGGCGGCGGCGGCGAGCTCGTCCACGCCGCCCTTCGGTGCCTCGATGCCGAGCCAGCGTAGGAAGCGGCTGACCGCAACCCCGTCGCGCGCCTGCGCATCGCGGTGGCCCTGGTGTTCGGCGGGAGTCTTGATTGCCTTGGGCATGATCGTCGGATCGCCGTCGCGCACCACCTTGGCCCCGCCTGCTTCGAGCGCATGGAAGATCCCTGCGACCGCGTGGTTCGTATCGACGGCGACGGTCTTGCCCTCGAGGTCTGCCAGCGAGGCTTCGAACTGATCGCGCGGGCGCACGGTCACTGCATTGCCGAGATGTTGCGCCAGCGCGGGCGTCACCTTCTCCGGCGCAATGAACAGTTCGGCCGTGCCATCCGCATGGGCGAGCACGTAGGACAGCGCGACCGGCGTATTGTCGACATCCTTGCCGCGCATGTTGAGCAGCCAGGCGACGGAATCGAGCGCAGTGATCACGGTGGCGTCATAGCCTTCGCGCTTCAGCCAGTCGGCGACCTCGGCGCGCTTGTCCGCGCTGGAGCGGCCGGCGAGCGCTTCGTCATGCGGCGCGGCCTCGGCAGCGGAGGGTTCGGGCTGGTCGTCCCAGATCGCGTCGATCGGATTGCCGTCCACCGGAACGAGCTTGAGGCCCTTCTTGGCGAACAGCTTTTCCGCGCTCTCCGCCCATTCGATGCCGTGCAGCCAGGCGTCGTAGCCGATCGTGGCGCCTTCGGGCGCAGCCTCCGCGATCCATTTGGCGGGCGAGGTCGCGGGCACGTCCTCGTAATCGTAGAGCTTGCCGTCCACCTGCTCGCGCACCTGCACGGTATAGCGGCCGTCGGTGAACATCGCCGCGCGGTCCTTCAGCACCACGGCGCTGCCCGCACTGCCGCCGAAGCCGGTCAGCCATTTGAGGCGCTGGGCATAGCTGCCGACATATTCGCTCATATGCTCGTCGGAGATCGGGATAACGAAGCCGTCGAGGCCGCGTTTGCCGAGTTCCTTGCGCAATCCGTCGAGACGGGCTTCGTATGTCTGCATGAGCATGGGCGGGGTCCTTTGCTTATCGTCGGGCCGGATCGTCGCACCGGCGCTTGCGGCGCGCCCCTAGCCATCTTAGGTCGGGCGCGCAGAGTCATGCGCCCCACTTACGCCTCACCGGCACCCTTTTCCACCCGTTGCGACGCCAAGGAGTTCTCCCATTTCGACCAGCCGCCCCGCCGCGCCGCCCAAGGCCGAGAAACGCGACTTTTCCTATTCGCACCACGGGATCACCATCGCCGATCCCTATGCCTGGCTGCGCGATCCCGGCTATCCGACGGTCGAGGACAAGGACGTGCTCGCGCATCTCGAAGCGGAGAATGCGTGGTTCGAAGCGCGGATGGAACCGCAGCAAGCTCTGGTCGACGAGCTGTTCAAGGAGATGAAGGCGCGCATCAAGGAAGACGATTCGACCGTGCCCCAGCGCCGGGGCGACTTCCTCTACTGGTCGGAATTCGAGGAGGGCGCGGAATACCGCAAATACTACCGCAAGCCTGTCGGGGGTGGCGATGCGCAGCTGATTCTTGACGAGAACGAACTGGCCGAGGGGCACGAGTATTTCCGGCTGGGCACCTTCTCCGTCTCGCAGAACGGCAAGCTGCTCGCCTACTCGGTCGATACCAACGGGTCGGAGCGGTTCACTGCGCGTGTGAAGAACCTCGAGACCGGAGAGCACTTGGCCGACGAGATCCCCGGCACGCTGTCCGGCCTCGTCTGGGTGATGGGCGACACGGCGCTGGTCTATGGCCTCGCCGACGAGAACTGGCGCGTGCACGATGCCACGCTGCACGTGCTGGGCACGCCGCTCTCGGAGGATATCGAACTCTATCGCGAGACGCTGGACGAGGGCTTCCGCGTCGGTGCGGGCCTCAGCGCGCAGGAAGACTGGCTGGTCATATCGACCGGCGACAACGAGACCAGCGAAGTGCGGCTGGTTCCGGCCGACGATCCGACTGCCGAGCCGATCCTCGTCAAGCCGCGCATGAAGGGCGTCGAATACGATGTCGATGTGCGGGACGGGACGCTGTGGGTCCACACCAATGACGACCACGTCAACTTCCGCCTCGCCACCGCGCCGCTCGACGCGCCCGATGCGTGGGAGACGCTGATCGAGGGATCGGACGAATTCTATCTCGACGGGTTCGAACTGTTCCGCGATTTCTTTGTTACCGAGGGGCGCGTAAAGGGCCTCGACCAGATACAGCTGCGGTCTTACGCGCAGCCCGATTTGGTGAAACCGATCGCCTTTGCGGAAGCCAGCTTCACCGCCGGACTGACCAACAACCCCGAATACCACCAGGACATACTGCGGCTGTCCTACCAGAGCATGGTCACGCCGGATTCGGTGTTCGACTATCACGTCGAAAGCGGCGAGCTCGAACTGCTCAAGCAGCAGGAAATCCCGAGCGGCTACGACCCGGAAGCCTACACCACCGAGCGCGTCGAAATCGAGGCGCGCGACGGGACGATGATCCCGGTCAGCGTGGTCATGCGCAAAGATCGCGGCGATGGCCCCGGCCCGCTGCATCTCTATGCCTATGGCGCTTACGGTTTCGCCGTGCCGCCGGGCTTTTCGACCACGCGCCTCAGCCTGGTCGATCGCGGCTTTGCCTATGCCATCGCGCATATTCGCGGCGGCGACGATCTGGGGCGCAAGTGGTATTTGCAGGGCAAGCTCAACGAGCGGCTCAATACTTTCACCGATTTCGTCGATGTGGCGAAGGGGCTGGCGGCCAAGGGGTTCACCGAAGAGGGCAGGATCAGCATCTCCGGCGGCTCGGCAGGCGGCGAGCTGATGGGCGTGGTCGCCAATACCGATCCGCAATTATGGGGCGCGATCGTGGCGCATGTCCCCTTCGTCGATGTGCTCGCCACCATGCTCGACGAAAGCCTGCCGCTGACGCCGGGCGAGTGGCCCGAATGGGGCAATCCGATCCTGTCGAAGCAGGCTTTCGCCTATATCCTGAGCTATTCGCCTTACGATCAGGTGGTGGCGCAGGACTATCCGCCGATGCTGGTGACCGCCGGTCTCAACGATCCGCGGGTAACCTATTGGGAACCGGCCAAATGGGTCGCGAAGCTGCGCGAACTCAAGACCGACGGTAACGAGCTGCTGCTCAAGACCAACATGGGCGCGGGCCACGGCGGCAAGTCCGGCCGCTTCGAAAGTATCCGCGAGGCGGCGGAGGAGGTCGCCTTCGTGCTCTGGCAGCTGGGCGTCGAGACGTGACGGCACCGACCTTCGAGAAGACTTTCACCGCGTCCGCTGCGCACATCGACGAGCTCGGCCATGTGAACAATGCCGTGTGGGTGCAGTGGATTCA from Qipengyuania profundimaris encodes the following:
- a CDS encoding ATP-binding protein, yielding MTRLLPRSLFGQVMLAMALALLVAQAISTTLLYRAAEQRLELALANAAAFQLITGQARAEGRRDSGRPLFSRGERGEFRGPRLPRRLRYSESETSPLTAADIRLSDREAALREVLEAQGIGVEQLVVARRATLADPLIAEAQERFPRLAARLRDAPKDMLVVGLRQQGSDTWQVARLPIPPRDRSIVRTLVFQTVVLFIVLFGLLWFVLRRITRPLAALADSTRRFGGIGHPETPVHPTGPDDVRDLIEAHNAMQARIGAMLDEKDVMLGAIGHDLKTPLAALRVRVESVEDDTARARMVGSIEDITRTLDEILLLARLGRTDRPAERTDLYALLVSVVEEFEDMGEPVVLLEGERVAAPVHLTWAKRAVRNLVSNALRYGGSSEIALTRDGGEAVIAVEDSGPGIPDDRIAEMLEPFTRGEASRNRATGGAGLGLTIARAIAEQHGGRLVLANRPQGGLRAELRIPA
- a CDS encoding VOC family protein produces the protein MIGYVTLGSQDLERSAKFYDPIAAEMGVGRMMEFPTFIAWGDANGAPGIAATKPYDGNAPSVGNGVMVALECKDRDQVKRLHELALANGGSDEGEPGPRGEPDANGMVFYAAYFRDPDGNKLNAFLMDKAE
- a CDS encoding aminopeptidase P family protein; protein product: MLMQTYEARLDGLRKELGKRGLDGFVIPISDEHMSEYVGSYAQRLKWLTGFGGSAGSAVVLKDRAAMFTDGRYTVQVREQVDGKLYDYEDVPATSPAKWIAEAAPEGATIGYDAWLHGIEWAESAEKLFAKKGLKLVPVDGNPIDAIWDDQPEPSAAEAAPHDEALAGRSSADKRAEVADWLKREGYDATVITALDSVAWLLNMRGKDVDNTPVALSYVLAHADGTAELFIAPEKVTPALAQHLGNAVTVRPRDQFEASLADLEGKTVAVDTNHAVAGIFHALEAGGAKVVRDGDPTIMPKAIKTPAEHQGHRDAQARDGVAVSRFLRWLGIEAPKGGVDELAAAAKLREFREDCGILRDASFDTISAAAGHAALPHYKVDEDSNIPIPPSSIYLVDSGGQYDDGTTDITRTVWIGPGEPSAEMVERNTRVLKGHIQLAMQYFPDQTTGGALDALARMHLWQGGVDYGHGTGHGVGSYLSVHEGPQRISKPGGAFPGTETPLSEGMILSNEPGYYKPGEYGIRIENLVLVVEAPIASEGKYLGFETLTFVPLDRTLVDKGLLTEAEIGWWNRYHEQVEAILGPQMEGEDFDWLKEQCAPL
- a CDS encoding helicase HerA-like domain-containing protein, producing the protein MGDIFLGLGGNGENQHLRLAQANRHGLIAGATGTGKTVTLQGLAESFSANGVPVFVADVKGDLSGIAMAGSPQFKHADKLEGRAKELGMEDYAYADNAAVFWDLYGEKGFPIRTTISEMGPLLLARLLDLNDTQEGVLNIVFRYADENNLLLLDLGDLQAMLSFAYENAKDLSGTYGNVSKASVGAIQRQLLSFESQGADMFFGEPALEIDDFLAMDEQGRGMINILAADRLMRSPKLYATFLLWLLAELFETLPEVGDPEKPKLVFFFDEAHLLFDDAPEALEDKVEQVVRLIRSKGVGVYFVTQNPIDIPEKIAGQLGNRIQHALRAFTPRDQRAIRAAAETFRINPELDVEQAITELKVGEALVSTLDEDGAPSVVQRTLIKPPHSRLGPVTEKERKIINSVSDLDGKYDEPVDRESAEEVLAAKTADAAETAKQVEDKGREEVAKQERKTPSMWSKAGKAAARAAAGSLTSVAVATVLGKKSSADPVRTGLNAFVRNIVGGLMR
- a CDS encoding response regulator, with the protein product MTDTAPTTILLVDDEPGLREPLAEYLSGQGFSVLEAESAAAARTALGETTPDLVLLDIMMPGEDGLSLCRHLVETRDLPVILLTARGEATDRIVGLEIGADDYVTKPFEPRELVARIRSVLRRTERAPVLQDEELVYRFDGWTLDPLKRKLVDPDGATVPISTAEFRMLRAFCDHPRQVLDRDRLLDMVQGREAQLFDRAVDNQVSRLRRKIEADSRNPQLIQTVRGGGYRLSADVTRTGRESR
- a CDS encoding cupin — translated: MSEGPRRLAESFVHLGLGATAVPQPPFEGGMEWYEGYGQRHGADGREGRLVSQYTFTEDWDSWEMHPVGDEVVICTAGRMVLMQEFPDGRQKQVALEAGKYAINAPGVWHTADVEGNATAIFITAGEGTQHRPR
- a CDS encoding S9 family peptidase — its product is MSTSRPAAPPKAEKRDFSYSHHGITIADPYAWLRDPGYPTVEDKDVLAHLEAENAWFEARMEPQQALVDELFKEMKARIKEDDSTVPQRRGDFLYWSEFEEGAEYRKYYRKPVGGGDAQLILDENELAEGHEYFRLGTFSVSQNGKLLAYSVDTNGSERFTARVKNLETGEHLADEIPGTLSGLVWVMGDTALVYGLADENWRVHDATLHVLGTPLSEDIELYRETLDEGFRVGAGLSAQEDWLVISTGDNETSEVRLVPADDPTAEPILVKPRMKGVEYDVDVRDGTLWVHTNDDHVNFRLATAPLDAPDAWETLIEGSDEFYLDGFELFRDFFVTEGRVKGLDQIQLRSYAQPDLVKPIAFAEASFTAGLTNNPEYHQDILRLSYQSMVTPDSVFDYHVESGELELLKQQEIPSGYDPEAYTTERVEIEARDGTMIPVSVVMRKDRGDGPGPLHLYAYGAYGFAVPPGFSTTRLSLVDRGFAYAIAHIRGGDDLGRKWYLQGKLNERLNTFTDFVDVAKGLAAKGFTEEGRISISGGSAGGELMGVVANTDPQLWGAIVAHVPFVDVLATMLDESLPLTPGEWPEWGNPILSKQAFAYILSYSPYDQVVAQDYPPMLVTAGLNDPRVTYWEPAKWVAKLRELKTDGNELLLKTNMGAGHGGKSGRFESIREAAEEVAFVLWQLGVET